GAAGACtgaaaatgaataagaactgcAACATGTCAAATTGCAGAAATTAAGAACAGACAAGATGTGTACCTTGTCGTTAACATTAGCACCTTTGAGCCTCTGAACAACAAGCCAGCGCCCGGGGTGAACAATATATTGTCGTCCACCAATCTAAACAAAGCAACaaaagaaaatgttaaaaaGCACAAGAATAGAAGACACAAATTTGCAGAGACCCCAGAACAAAAACAAGTACCTATTTACCGACCCAACAAATTGGGAGGGTAACATATAGCCCAACAACATAAACAACAGTTAAAATTATCCAGATTAACCGTTTTCATCAAGCATTGCTACTTTTTGTAATTTGCTCCTCTAAAGTGAGCAATTTGTTCGAGTGTAAactaaataatttcaatttttcatgAAAAATCAATGAATAATCTTACATTCACATACATAACAATCACAAATGTATTGAACCGTCAACTTTCTTATCAACTGTTGAAATTACTTATTTTACACAATATAAAGCAAATTGTTCACTTGAAGGAGGCAAATTCCACAATTTGCAAGTACATGTGCAATCATACAATCACTAAGAAAAGACATGGGGTTCACCCttaaaataatcataatcaGCAAACAAACAAATTACTCAAACCTTGCATTACTACTTACCAATAgcacaaacacaaacaacagTTTCAGATAAATTGTAAACAGATTAAACCAAATGGGTAGCCACAAACATGCAAACTCATCATTATACACAAAGACTACAACTTTTCAACAATTAAAACAAAAGGGTGACCCTATCCACAGCCAACATTGGAAAAAGCTACAGAAAACTCACCATTACAACTGCAAAAAGACCCTTCTCCCACGTAGGAGATTGGACAATTTGAGTGGGTTGAGAGTCGGTCTGCAGCGAAGACAGTTCAGACTCAGACTCAGGTGCTGCCACTGTAGAGTCAGTGGATTTGGGCAGAAGACGTAAGCGCGGTGAGAAAGTGGATTGAAAAGAGAGGTTGTAAGATGATTTAtgagaaggaaaaggaaaagaagagGAGAAAGGTTGAGAAACAGAGAATTGGGTTTTGGAGGTTAGGGAAATTGAGCAATGGGTTCCGAAAGAAGCGCATAGAGTGGAAAGAGTTGCAGTTGAAGAAGCCATTTTGGAATTTCGAGATAGGAGAGAacttcctctctctctctctctctctcacacagctttatcttctctttcttttctcctTCTTCCTATCCATTTATTTACTCTTACAAAcccacattttattttattattttttttttcaaataaaaatattattagtattgttATGCtcgttttatttaatttttactaaatAGAAATGGATTCTCTTTGTTCGAATATAGACTCTTGCATATGTATATTGATATCATTCcttattaattgaattatatttatatttcattttattttattttactacttTGATCTATTGAGacattttatgatttcaattaATGTCCAGGAAAATTCAAGAgagattaattttgatgtaCTATGACACTATGAGTTGTAAAAATATGAGGAGTGTGGATATTTATAAATTACATTAACctgatttttaaataatgtgaaatttttttatgtaatggAATAAATATTAacttcaacttttttaaaaaaatatatatatattttttcttagatTTTTTAAACCAAGCTATATGTGTGTGTGCAATTTCGAAAACTTAATGACTCAATCACTTCCCAATTATGTCACACCATACACCATGTTGATAACTTTCTATAGTTTGTAtcgataaattaaaattaattttgatttaaagtGGCAAATATGTGTGTGGAGTTAGAGTATGGACTTTCTCACCATCCACACACCTTTACTTCATTTTTTAGAACCATAGCCATCAAAGCTAACCAATATATATGAGCTGAATATATTAAACTTCTGTGGACATTTCTGAAGAAtgtaagtaaataaataaaaacattgcTCAAGAACATAAACATAGTTCCAATATAAGAAAACATATCATAATCATGTGGCTATGAAAGTTAGACTATGATATTTCTTCTACCAATATTCCTTCTTCCTAACTGTACAAAAGATTTCAGTTAGAATATCAAGAGGAGTCTTTCACTCCAAATGCATCTGCAATACTGAAATTCAAATTGCCTTTCATGGTTCTGCTCCTACTAACAATATCTGCATCGCCTTTTTTCATCATTGCCACAAACTCCGCATAATCAATTCTCCCATCctgatgaaaaaaaatattattagagaTTTAGGACAATAATAGATTATCCACAATTGTCCCATGCAGACAACTCGGTTGGTGAGCAAAAGAACTAAGGAAATATTCTCGTGATTGAGCATAGGCATTCCAAGGAACTTACATTATCTTGATCAATCTCTTTGATGATGTCATCGAGATGTACTTCACCAAGACCAAAGTCTTTACAAGCTTGTTGAAGCTCGTCAATGGTGATATAGCCACTACCGTCTTTATCAAAATAGGCAAAAGCTGCAACCAAATTCTCTTCTCTTTCCATCTTATTCAAGTGCAGTGTAGCCGCGAGAAATTCACCGTAGTCTATTGTTCCATTATTGTCTATATCAGCCTGCAAAAGTTCACATGAGAATCAGAGTTTATTTGAAATAAcataaaagaccttcttatctTTTACAATCAATGATAATGATATTCCACCTACCGCGTCCATAAGGGATTTAATTTCGGATTCCATGAGATTAGAGCCAACTCTTTTTAGACCATCTTTGAGTTCCTCATAAGTGATTGTTCCGCTGTTGTCAGTGTCAATCATTTTGAATAACTCTTTTAACCCGCCTATTTCTTCCTCCGAAAGTCTTTCTGCTATCAcctgaaaataatttttagatgtAAAAAATGTAAGTGCATGAGTTAGATGAAAAATAGAAATGGATAGAGTATACAAAGTTATGACATTTTCAAATTCGATAATATCAAATAATGAAATCAAAGAGAAGTATAAGCAGTATAATGAGAACTAAACATACTCGTAGTGCCATCTTCTTAAGTTTATTCATCGCTGAGAAATGCTTTAGGCGTGTCAAAACAGCAGAATCCAAAGGTTGGTCAGGTGCAACTTTATCATCAACAATCCAAGGGTGACCTGATTATACATAAACCATTGTCGTTAGATATTCTACAAAACTGTGTTACTATAACGCCGTGGCAAACACTAGTAGcgtgtaaaaataaaaatttggttACTCTTAGTACACAAGGAACTCACATAAGACTTCATGAGCAGAGATTCTTTTCCTAGGGTCCCTATCCAGCATCTGTTTTACCAAATCTTTAGCGCTTTCTGAGATACTTGGCCATGGTTCCGAAACAAAATCAAGATCTCCATGTAAAATCTGTCTGAAAATTCCCGCTTCGGTTTCTGAAGGTTATGAAAAAGTGATTGAAACATTTgcacaaaaatatataagtagATCTCTAAATAATATATGGACAAGAAAAGCTTAACAATTGCACAAATCCAAGAGAGTTATAACAGAAACTACAGTCGTTACCGGCCCAAAAAGGTGGGACACCACTCAGTAATATGTATAGGATAACACCAGCACTCCAAACATCAACTTCTGGTCCATATAGCTTACATAATACCTCAGGGGCAACATAGTAGGGACTTCCAACTACGTCGTGAAAGGTTTGTCctgaaaacaaacaaagaaaagTTGATGCTACATTCATGCTGAGTAGATACTCATAGTATCCAAATATGTTGGATGAAACATAGAAATGTTTCTAGTGTGTTATGTGACAAAAATATTGTTCAAGCCTAAAGGAAAATTTTACTGGACACATAAAGCTTGGAATTAAATATATCACAGAACACAACACAAAGCAATCAATTCAAAGAAATTTAACTCGCAACAACAGAAGTGTGTAGTTTATTTTTGGGAATCAAATTCTTACAGTCAAGTGCATATTCATCAGCTAGCTAGCTTCAGAAAATTCACGATTAAAAACAAATGCAGAAAGAAACTGCACGTAGAGAAGATACCATGTGGTGCTTTTgacaacaacaaagaaaataccAATATGGTGAAATCAAGAAAGAATCGCTCTTTTGAAAGAAATGCTGGCACGTAGTGGAATTACAACAATTTCATCATTCATTTCAAATCAACAACCTacaaagattgaatcttctgaAAGCATTAAAATGAAACACAGAATTGTTTTGTTGAGAACCTCAAAACAGACACAAAAAACAAGCATCAATGTCGTGAAATCAAGAATGAATAACCACTTTGATAGCAATGCTAACAAAGGTTTCAAAATAAGCTTTGCGACCTCAATTTAAAACCTTGATGCTAAcatgtaaaataattacaataatttcACAATTCAAAACAATCTTAACCAAGCTTTAAAAAAGGTCTGGTGTCGGGATTAAAACCACGATGCTAacacataaaataattacaataatttaataattcaaagCAATGTTAACCAAGCTTTTAAAAAATGGGTCCAGAGCCACGATATAAAACCTTGATGCTAACGCATAAGAGAATTACAATAATTTCTTAATTCAAAACAATGTGAACCAAGCTTTTAAAAAACCTTGATGCTAACACATAAAACAATtacaataatttcataattcatttcaacaataacaacctacaaagattgaatcttctaaAAGCACTAAACCAAAAGATATCACAaagcatttttttaattaaagaccctaaaactgaaataaaaaatgaataaataaataaataaataaaacaagaaaTCAACCTGGCTTGTAGAACACAGAGAGACCAAAATCTGTAGCCTTCATTTGAGCATCTTCACCAGGAGTATCAAACAAGAAATTCTCAGGCTTAAGATCCCTATGCATGACACCAAGAGAATGACAAGCCTCAACCACACTAACAATAGTCTTAATCAACTTTGCAGCCTCTCTCTCACTATAATGACCCTTTTGAATAATCCTATCAAAAAGCTCTCCACCAGCACACAACTCCATCACCAAATGCACAAACACAGAATCCTCATAAGTCCCTTGAATCTGAACCACATTTGGGTGTTCAGATAAATGGTGCATGATCTGAATCTCTCTCCacacatcatcataatcatctTGACACAAAAGCTTCCTCTTTGGAATTGATTTGCATGCATAAAGTTTCCCTGATGATTTGTGTGTGCAAAGATATGTTGTCCCAAATTGTCCTTGCCCAAGTTTCTTCCCAAGAAGGTAATGATCCCTTAATCTTGGGGTTTGATAGGGTAACACAGCAGTGCATTTTGATGATGATTTTGATCCAAAACTATGTTTCTGCATCTCAAATTCAAATGGGTTTGATCTAAAGAGGTTAAAGATTAtttctttttcactttttttgtttctctttttcttcCCTCTCTCAACaagattgtgttttttttttttgtttggttggTTTTATGATATGCTATATTAGTACATAAATTTTGCTTTTTTGAGTGTTGGGGTAACAATTGTCAATACAACAATGATTCTTGTTTGGATTGGAATTGGAAGCTGAATTCATTGGTGGAGAAGCAACTTCTTTATAGGTGTGGGTGATGTTAGCCTTCTACGATATCTTCCtctacaaatttatttaagataataatatttttttaaaataaatatgtagtgttatattttaatttaatgtattgttttatattcatttttaactggaatttttattttattatttattattaatgatacaatttttacaaatgaaaaatattatttatatattatattattatttggcATAAATGTTTAAggtaaaaagtaattaatttataaataaagaaaaacaatctataattaatgtgatatgataattcaacaacaataatttaggctagagataaaaaaaaatatatagatatcGAATTcgacatatataaatttgataacTGCTAATATTATTGAAgggagaaaaatataaatttctttaaaattattcataatatatgaattttaaggtcttttttactttgaactatccttttacataaaaaaaagttaattaaaaaaaatgatatgatatgattattTATTGGTAAAGTGGTAGAAGTTCTTTTACgttagatttaaatatattttaaatttcttattttgtataaaataaacttttagttttctcatttttaaaaagaatttttggTCACATATTAATTCTTTTGATTTTCTTGGtcttcacaattttttattacatgGTACTCTCATTAATTTacttttgttattaatttttatatattaaatatcaaattaatttcattttatttacatatacattaaaattttaaaattagaactttttaaaatttatttatcttatttaattttttaataatttaaattcttaaaataattatataaaatagttaacaatttattttaatataatatttcatatttatatttattacatttttaatattatttcatatttatcttatttatttatttaaagttaaaatatttaaataaaaattattttatccaaccataattaaaaaatttaaaatatttatttaaataaatattttatattttatattttatactaaaagtattaaaaataagttttatattaaaaacattacaaatacaataaataataaaattaaaatgttaaaatattaaatttaaaataaataaattttaaatttgttaaattttttaaattttttctattattgttggataaataaataatttttaaatattttaattttaattttgatattttattttataaatttatttttaatataataataatattaaaattttcataaatttaaatatgaaatataatatcaaaatctttataataaaattactaaaagtttaTCTatgttatataattattttaaaatttgaagttactaaaaaaagttacataaaataaataaatttgaaatattttttaaaaaataaatcaaaattttaaatattttaatatatataaataaaattaataacaaaagtAAGTTAACAAGAATGTCACATCATCAAACATATTAGGGTCAAATATTAATGagacaaaaaaattgattttaaatatgaaaagactaaaagtctattttaaataaaacaaaaaatgcatttaaatatttatgttaatatttgtaatttactaaaatacgAGATGTATCATGTATGATCTGTCTAAAATAAGTAATaagttaaattgattttttttttttgaaaaaaataacattttgttttcttttttcaacAGCTAAACATTTTTGTTCAAATgctattaaaagaaaaaatgacaataataacaattaagAATTGGAATACTTTTTTTATGGAAAGAATAGTAATAGATAAAATAGTTTAGTAATTAAAGTCACAGTGAAGAATTCCTTTCAAATCCaaattcataaatattaatatttttgtaactaTTAACTGAattatatttacatatatagAACACTTAAAATATTCTATTAGtatttaataacatataattttttatgtcaaaataACGACATTAATAATCCtactttaacataaaaaaagacACAAACATATAGATATATTTGATTATGACATAATAATATgagattaatatatatatatatatatatatatatatatatatatattatcagtGTAAAATTATTTGACACCGATAATTAATCACTATTTGCcaacatattaaataaaaattaaaaactaaaattatgtaattatttgaaGTGTTAgacaaattataattgattatgtgtaaaataattttagactTAGAGAGTATAATCTTTAATCTCTAACAACATTAGTTCTtcaaatttgtttataatagtatataactttactctattatttatatgtatagttattattaaatttttatgtatttttaggGAATGATATAAatctcaaaaaataatatatttaaagaaaaatatttaaatttatatgataTGGGTATCAATATATATTGATTTCTTTTTATCAATATGTATTTACCATATTGAATCTAATCAACTAATATGATTTATCTATAATAAATTAGTCAATCGTAATAATGTTTAGAAAAGAAAATCGTAATAAATTGGTACA
The genomic region above belongs to Cicer arietinum cultivar CDC Frontier isolate Library 1 chromosome 4, Cicar.CDCFrontier_v2.0, whole genome shotgun sequence and contains:
- the LOC101492532 gene encoding large ribosomal subunit protein bL21c, with amino-acid sequence MASSTATLSTLCASFGTHCSISLTSKTQFSVSQPFSSSFPFPSHKSSYNLSFQSTFSPRLRLLPKSTDSTVAAPESESELSSLQTDSQPTQIVQSPTWEKGLFAVVMIGGRQYIVHPGRWLVVQRLKGANVNDKIALHKVLLVGTDTSCYIGKPVVTNAVVYATVEEQGLDDKVIVFKYKRKKHYRRTIGHRQPNTRIRINSIMGYEDYPKVTMDDINLES
- the LOC101492192 gene encoding calcium-dependent protein kinase 4-like; amino-acid sequence: MQKHSFGSKSSSKCTAVLPYQTPRLRDHYLLGKKLGQGQFGTTYLCTHKSSGKLYACKSIPKRKLLCQDDYDDVWREIQIMHHLSEHPNVVQIQGTYEDSVFVHLVMELCAGGELFDRIIQKGHYSEREAAKLIKTIVSVVEACHSLGVMHRDLKPENFLFDTPGEDAQMKATDFGLSVFYKPGQTFHDVVGSPYYVAPEVLCKLYGPEVDVWSAGVILYILLSGVPPFWAETEAGIFRQILHGDLDFVSEPWPSISESAKDLVKQMLDRDPRKRISAHEVLCHPWIVDDKVAPDQPLDSAVLTRLKHFSAMNKLKKMALRVIAERLSEEEIGGLKELFKMIDTDNSGTITYEELKDGLKRVGSNLMESEIKSLMDAADIDNNGTIDYGEFLAATLHLNKMEREENLVAAFAYFDKDGSGYITIDELQQACKDFGLGEVHLDDIIKEIDQDNDGRIDYAEFVAMMKKGDADIVSRSRTMKGNLNFSIADAFGVKDSS